From Vicia villosa cultivar HV-30 ecotype Madison, WI unplaced genomic scaffold, Vvil1.0 ctg.003183F_1_1, whole genome shotgun sequence, one genomic window encodes:
- the LOC131640508 gene encoding uncharacterized protein LOC131640508 gives MGKKLDTITSNNNNNKETTKVEAVLELIRKQTPLTVKQEKFCNYDCVKRFLKMKGDNVKKAAKQLRACLSWRDTIVTDQLIADDFSAELAEGLAYVAGHDDESRPVLIFRMKQDYQKLHSQKLFFTRLLAFTMEVAISSMPKNVEQFVMLFDASFYRSASGFMNLLLGSLKIVGEYYPGRLCKAFVIDPPSLFAYLWKGVRPFVELSTCTTIVSSLDFEESMDYNDFSTYPRASSLRFDPSTIKSTAKIGSCSSSRFSFTVSHQLDSLKPWYLSLGDTSASKVGPTSPSPASLISPLNARSFSFASPVARNPLGPPASRKGLFPSTPLPQRVTVPHRTTSSFLQSPATFFRRDNGKVERGRESFFPYVKFYRRPYDEMIYRSKMRPPLGGLVSIVSPHVRRRHTHLSVSQRY, from the exons ATGGGGAAGAAATTAGATACAATTActagtaacaacaacaacaacaaggaaaCAACCAAGGTTGAAGCTGTTTTAGAACTCATCAGAAAACAAACTCCACTCACTGTCAAACAG GAAAAGTTCTGTAACTATGATTGTGTGAAACGGTTTCTGAAAATGAAGGGAGATAATGTGAAGAAAGCTGCTAAACAACTAAGAGCTTGTCTTTCATGGAGAGATACTATTGTTACTG ATCAATTGATAGCTGATGATTTCTCAGCTGAATTAGCTGAAGGGTTGGCTTATGTGGCTGGTCATGACGATGAATCCAGGCCTGTTTTG ATTTTCCGCATGAAACAAGACTATCAAAAGTTGCATTCTCAAAAACT GTTCTTCACTCGTTTACTCGCATTCACAATGGAAGTGGCCATTTCAAGCATGCCAAAAAACGTAGAACAGTTTGTCATGCTTTTCGATGCAA GCTTTTATAGATCGGCATCTGGTTTTATGAACTTGTTGTTGGGGTCACTGAAAATTGTGGGCGAGTACTATCCAGGACGGTTATGCAAAGCGTTTGTGATAGACCCTCCATCCCTTTTTGCATACTTGTGGAAG GGTGTTCGTCCATTTGTCGAGCTGTCAACGTGTACGACGATAGTATCATCGTTGGATTTCGAAGAATCAATGGACTACAACGATTTCTCAACATACCCTCGAGCCTCATCCCTCCGATTCGATCCATCGACTATCAAATCAACGGCCAAGATCGGTTCCTGCTCGTCCTCACGCTTCTCCTTCACAGTCTCCCATCAGCTCGACTCACTGAAGCCATGGTACCTAAGCCTAGGCGACACGTCAGCATCAAAAGTGGGACCCACTAGTCCCTCTCCAGCATCACTCATCTCACCACTCAACGCTCGTTCATTCTCGTTCGCCTCCCCAGTCGCACGAAACCCGCTGGGCCCACCAGCCAGCAGGAAAGGTCTCTTCCCCTCAACTCCGTTGCCGCAGCGCGTCACGGTTCCTCACCGAACTACCTCCTCTTTCCTCCAATCTCCGGCGACATTTTTCCGGCGAGACAACGGAAAGGTGGAGAGAGGTAGAGAATCATTTTTTCCTTACGTGAAATTCTACAGAAGGCCCTACGATGAAATGATCTATAGGTCAAAGATGAGGCCACCGCTCGGTGGCTTAGTTTCCATTGTTTCACCTCATGTCAGACGGCGTCACACCCACCTTTCCGTTTCTCAGCgttactaa